Proteins found in one Triticum aestivum cultivar Chinese Spring chromosome 4D, IWGSC CS RefSeq v2.1, whole genome shotgun sequence genomic segment:
- the LOC123098076 gene encoding RNA-binding protein 38 isoform X2, which produces MDGDTTFTKLFVGGLAWQTQRDAMRRYFEQFGDIAEAVVIADKHTGRSRGYGFVTFRDPEAAARALQDPTPVIDGRRANCNLAALGASQRAHPAAAAPFGMVRSTPPATSSSSYQGSAAAAVAASYFPQQAHYTYPYYYGYTGGYSHENMYQMQMSYYGAQGGRVAQQQQQQQSQVQTYYTAAGPEGAQQGFSPYYLQQMQAASNQGQSSSAAVMQYSQMMQYAAHMQQAAHAAGLHGADAPESAGDSATGTGGAAAAVGSDTSSDNDRRASEPFHVD; this is translated from the exons ATGGACGGCGACACGACGTTCACCAAGCTGTTCGTGGGGGGCCTGGCGTGGCAGACGCAGCGCGACGCCATGCGGCGCTACTTCGAGCAGTTCGGCGACATCGCGGAGGCCGTCGTCATCGCCGACAAGCACACCGGCCGCTCCAGGGGCTACGGATTC GTGACGTTCAGGGACCCCGAGGCCGCGGCGCGGGCGCTGCAGGACCCGACGCCGGTGATCGACGGGAGAAGGGCCAACTGCAACCTGGCGGCGCTCGGCGCTTCGCAGCGCGCGCATCCGGCCGCCGCGGCGCCGTTTG GGATGGTCAGGTCGACGCCGCCGGCAACATCGTCTTCGTCGTACCAGGGCTCTGCTGCCGCCGCGGTTGCAGCCTCCTACTTCCCCCAGCAGGCTCACTACACCTATCCTTACTACTACGG GTATACGGGAGGGTATTCTCACGAAAACATGTATCAAATGCAAATG AGTTACTATGGCGCGCAAGGTGGAAGGGTTgcccagcagcaacagcagcagcagtcacAAGTGCAAACATACTACACAGCAGCTGGGCCGGAAGGAGCTCAGCAAGGGTTTTCACCGTACTATCTCCAACAGATGCAAGCAGCCAGCAACCAAGGTCAGAGTTCTTCCGCGGCAGTCATGCAGTACTCGCAGATGATGCAGTACGCGGCACACATGCAGCAGGCGGCGCACGCCGCCGGGCTCCACGGCGCCGACGCCCCAGAGAGCGCCGGCGACTCAG CTACGGGGACGGGTGGAGCTGCAGCGGCCGTCGGATCTGACACGTCGTCTGACAATGATAGGAGAGCATCCGAGCCTTTCCATGTTGACTAA
- the LOC123098076 gene encoding RNA-binding protein 38 isoform X1, which produces MDGDTTFTKLFVGGLAWQTQRDAMRRYFEQFGDIAEAVVIADKHTGRSRGYGFVTFRDPEAAARALQDPTPVIDGRRANCNLAALGASQRAHPAAAAPFGMVRSTPPATSSSSYQGSAAAAVAASYFPQQAHYTYPYYYGYTGGYSHENMYQMQMSYYGAQGGRVAQQQQQQQSQVQTYYTAAGPEGAQQGFSPYYLQQMQAASNQGQSSSAAVMQYSQMMQYAAHMQQAAHAAGLHGADAPESAGDSATGTGGAAAAVGSDTSSSN; this is translated from the exons ATGGACGGCGACACGACGTTCACCAAGCTGTTCGTGGGGGGCCTGGCGTGGCAGACGCAGCGCGACGCCATGCGGCGCTACTTCGAGCAGTTCGGCGACATCGCGGAGGCCGTCGTCATCGCCGACAAGCACACCGGCCGCTCCAGGGGCTACGGATTC GTGACGTTCAGGGACCCCGAGGCCGCGGCGCGGGCGCTGCAGGACCCGACGCCGGTGATCGACGGGAGAAGGGCCAACTGCAACCTGGCGGCGCTCGGCGCTTCGCAGCGCGCGCATCCGGCCGCCGCGGCGCCGTTTG GGATGGTCAGGTCGACGCCGCCGGCAACATCGTCTTCGTCGTACCAGGGCTCTGCTGCCGCCGCGGTTGCAGCCTCCTACTTCCCCCAGCAGGCTCACTACACCTATCCTTACTACTACGG GTATACGGGAGGGTATTCTCACGAAAACATGTATCAAATGCAAATG AGTTACTATGGCGCGCAAGGTGGAAGGGTTgcccagcagcaacagcagcagcagtcacAAGTGCAAACATACTACACAGCAGCTGGGCCGGAAGGAGCTCAGCAAGGGTTTTCACCGTACTATCTCCAACAGATGCAAGCAGCCAGCAACCAAGGTCAGAGTTCTTCCGCGGCAGTCATGCAGTACTCGCAGATGATGCAGTACGCGGCACACATGCAGCAGGCGGCGCACGCCGCCGGGCTCCACGGCGCCGACGCCCCAGAGAGCGCCGGCGACTCAG CTACGGGGACGGGTGGAGCTGCAGCGGCCGTCGGATCTGACACGTCGTCTTCGAATTGA
- the LOC732706 gene encoding small heat shock protein, chloroplastic-like, with product MAAANAPFALSRLSPAARLPIRAWRAARPAPVWTGRTRPLSVASAAQENRDNSVDVQVSQAQNGGNQQGNAVQRRPRRAGFDISPFGLVDPMSPMRTMRQMLDTMDRLFDDAVGFPTARRSPAAASEMPRMPWDIMEDDKEVKMRFDMPGLSRKEVKVMVEGDALVIRGEHKKEAGEGQVEGGDGWWKERSVSSYDMRLALPDECDKSQVRAELKNGVLLVSVPKRETERKVIDVQVQ from the exons ATGGCTGCTGCGAATGCCCCCTTCGCTCTCAGTCGCCTCTCCCCGGCCGCGCGCCTGCCGATCCGTGCCTGGAGAGCCGCGAGGCCGGCCCCGGTCTGGACCGGGAGAACCCGCCCGCTCTCCGTGGCCTCCGCGGCGCAAGAGAATAGGGACAACTCCGTCGACGTCCAAGTCAGCCAGGCCCAGAACGGCGGCAACCAGCAGGGCAACGCTGTCCAGCGCCGGCCGCGCCGCGCCGGATTTGACATCTCCCCGTTCG GGCTAGTGGACCCGATGTCGCCGATGAGGACGATGCGGCAGATGCTGGACACGATGGACCGGCTGTTCGATGACGCCGTAGGGTTCCCCACGGcgcggcgctcgccggcggcggcTAGCGAGATGCCGCGGATGCCGTGGGACATCATGGAGGACGACAAGGAGGTGAAGATGCGGTTCGACATGCCCGGGCTGTCGCGGAAGGAGGTGAAGGTGATGGTGGAGGGCGACGCGCTCGTCATCCGCGGCGAGCACAAGAAGGAGGCCGGCGAAGGGCAGGTCGAAGGCGGCGACGGGTGGTGGAAGGAGCGCAGCGTGAGCTCCTACGACATGCGCCTGGCTCTGCCAGACGAGTGCGACAAGAGCCAGGTGCGCGCCGAGCTCAAGAACGGCGTGCTGCTCGTGTCCGTGCCCAAGAGGGAGACCGAGCGCAAGGTCATCGACGTGCAGGTCCAGTGA